The genomic interval ggcaTCTGTAGGCGAACTTGGTGTTCAtaagccacgtctgcctgtcgagtagatcCTGCAAATACTATTCTATTATGTTAGACAGCTCAGAAGAGCATCTGCTGTGGTAGTAATCAGTAAAACGGAGACAGGTCATAGACCTTTCTtcatgctctaagctgtccaagtttctggtaaACTTTGGGTCGCCTATAAGTCAAATTACCCCCTTCTGTATTAAGTCAAGCATCCTAAGGGTATACTTAAGAGTCGAGCTCGAGTAATATTCCAAATATGGACGAATCTGGTCCTTATAAAGGATAAGAAGCCATTGCTCTCCAAGTTTTAGTGAAGCTGACTTAGCTAATTCGGCCACGTGGctgccaggacatattgctccCAACCACAACACCTAACAAGCGAATATGCGGTGATGGTGATTCTTTATATCCAGACGGAACCAAATTCCAAGCTGCAGATTTAGCTTTCTTTGTAAAACAGCAACCTGGGTCTTTGCACACGAACAAGTTTCCAATCTGCAGAGAAGACACCATTCACCTTTTATACGATTGAGAAGAGTTGGCATAGAGGACTTGTCAGTTTCGATTGGTGGTATTCCATCAGGGCTAGTGAATTTAGTGACGTCCAAGCATTTGAGAAGTTTTGCCATATCTTGatgttgatattttatttttggcaTCGATGAATCAACTTTGCGAAAGCTGATTCAATAAACTTTTCTAATGACATGCAATGAAATAttgtcatttaaaatttttgtatttcgattattatttaataagatTTTACAAAgggattggaaatttttttttccatttatttttataaaactttgaaaattcaGTCTGATTTTCTCTTtacagaattatttaaaaaaggaaaaagtacCTTTGGTGGTATGATGATATGTAGATGTTGTGGATGtttatatacaaaaagaatagaatttttttggcatattttgtTGAATCATTGTTTGTATGAGTTTAAGAAGAATTTGAGCAATAGAAAAAGGCATTTTATTGAGActacaatttttaaaagattaaaaaaaccCAAGATAATTGTAAAggatgaaattaatataaaaaaatatgaatcaaaagAAGAATTACAAGAAATCAGTgtggataacattaaaaaattcacatgtgatatttgttcaaaatcattttcaCAGAAAAAGCATTTAAACAGACATTTACTAACACACACAGGAAAAAGACAATTCAAATGTGATATATGTTCGAAAACGTACATCCATAAACCAGATTTAAACACACATTTACGTATCCACTCAGAAGAAAAGCCGTTCAAATGTGATATATGCTCAAAACAGTTTATACGCAGAGGAGATTTAAATTCACATTATCGCAAtcacacaggagaaaaaccattcaagtGTGACGTATGTCTGAAAGCGTTCAAGCACAAAGGAGATTTAAACAGACACGTACGTACTCATACAAGAGAAAAACCGtttaaatgtgacatttgtttgaaatcaTACATCCACAGGGGGAATTTGAAGGTACATTTACAAGGTCATTCGGGAGataaaccattcaaatgtgatatgTGCCCGAAAACGTTTACACTGAAAGATTatttaaagaaacatttttattatcacaTAGGAGAAAAACCATACCAATGTGATTTATGTCCAAAATCATTTTCGCAGAAAGAACATTTGCGCAGGCACTTATACTACCATACGGGTGAGAAGCCGTTCAAATGTCACATTTGTAGGAAATCGTTTTCACAAAAGGAGCATCTAAATGGGCACTTGCGTTGTCACACTGGTGAGAAGCcgttcaaatgtgatatttgttccAAATCGTATACGCATAGAGGAGGTTTGAATAGACATTCCCGTAGTCACACCGGTGAAAAGCttttcaaatgtgacatttgtttgaaattgtttaTACAGAAGGGAGATTTGAACAGACATTTTCGTAGCCACACAGGGGAAAAACCGTTCAAATGTGATGTTTGTTCGAAATGTTATATACATAAGGGGGATTTGAATAGGCATATGCGTAGTCACACGGGGGGACAGTTGTTTAAATGTGGCTTTTGttcgaaattattcataaataaaggAGATTTAGACAGACATACGAATAGTCATACTACAGCAGAACAAATAATTGATTGTAAACtttaaagaagataaaaattgatcaaatacaactgaaaattgtataaaactGTCAATAATCTACATGTTTTGGTCGTATGAGGTAGAAAGTCGGTTTTTATAGTGAAATATATACTCATCTTTAAGAATCGATGAAAACCTTAATGGATTTTGTCAGTAAAAAtgattgaagaagaattaaatttgACAATTGAATTGGGAATGATATAAATCTGCAAAAATCCAGGTTTTCAAGGCAAAGAAAATTTGCCTTTACCTTCACCGCTTCCCTATTCGCCTCACTTGAATCCTTGTGATTTCTTCCTcttttggaattgaaaaatacatCTAGTATACGATTTAAGGAAGTGCTTCGATGATTAGATATATAATGTGAATGTGGCTTTTTAAATAAGTGTTTTGTAAAGAGGAGAACAATGAACTgtaattttattcgaataaaaacattaaacattgaaaaatatactaaTTACTTAACGTATACCCCTCGTAAAATATATAATCTTATCCCTAGCAACATTCCAGGAATTACCGTAAGATGTAGTGATCCGAAATCGTTTCAATAAAACgctatttaaagaaatattcgattgaattttttttcaaaaaaatggacAGTTTGATGagaaagtaatttttcaatataaaaaaaatgtacttaaATAAATCagatgtttgaaaaattttgatccTAGTCTTCTCTTTTACTACCagaaaaaatttacaacaaCTCACAAAATTCACCCTAATcgacaaatttaaaaaacattcatGCTTTTCTCACTTGAATGGTGTAACAATTAAATCAAGTTAATTTTTTGTTGCTTACCTTATCTTCACTTCCAAACAAATACATTAGCCACTGTTAGAATTCGAGACACTAGTTCAGCACTAATATTACATACAAACCAAATCACTACATTGTTAACTTTTAACGATATAGCAACCTTTAGAAACAATCCCAGAACTTGATTAATTTGTTATTCATTACTTCAAATGGGTTGTTGGTAAAATAGTACTTTTCTCATCtttcttaataaaaaacttttagtatgattaattaaaattagataACGAAGTTTCCATATACACGTGACATATTTTCTGAACTAACTTCAGACTTAATAATACAATAGACCACATTGTCAAATTTCCAAATAGTATAAGTTTAtcgagaaaaaatataatagaatagGAACAATTTGATACCATTTGCTATTAACTTATAGAAAAtagtgttttaatttatttttatgccaatttggttgatattaaaagtaaaatgttcactataaaataattttattttatgaattattcatATGAGATTTctatactaaaataaaatgaaacatgaCAACACCGTTTACAATTTTACGCTCAGCAGTGGCTGGATACGCAATAAcgaatgaatttatttcttgCGACGATGCCTTGCAGAAACTAATTATTTggatattttgatatatatctgtgatttttcatgaaaaaaattcaattatggtTCGTCCTTGTGTAGTTTGTGTAAAAGTGTATCATTTATTTCCAGATTTAAATTCACAGGTAAGTGTGGTTATGTTTTATATCGGGAAACAAATTGGTTTATCGCCAGTGGCGggccaattttttttgttgctattattgaaatattatgttGCCTCACATTTCTGTGTAACGTCACGCGAAACATTAGAATAAAAACCATGATTTGATTAAtgaattatcgaaaaaataggAGAGAACAAATTCTTTTGACTTtggttaattattttatacagaatgttcaaaaaaaattgattctatcaTCAAAACTTGAATTTATGGAAATGACATGTCATGTCTAttaaattatctaatttttaaaattgtggTTGGCAGatctgaatttttatttatagttttgtgGTCGAGAATCACTTATTTTCGATTCGGGATTAGTGTTATAACTATACGGATGCTCATGCGCAATAGGAAAAGTGCGTGAAAATTTATGGAGATTTTCTTCTCTTTCTATTTGACGTGCAAGAAAACGTTGTTAATGAAGGTTAAGTTACATTAAAACTCATATCACAAAATATCAATcgactttattgttttttgaaaataaaaagataattatgtaccataaatataatttacatCATTTGAAATggatgaaaattcaaaatttcaacaaacaattagtcatacaattaaaaatctatcaaatttataacaaaattgaaggTACACTGAGAAAAAATGATTCGAATTCTGATTGTTATAAAAGTGAGTAGGTTCATATACAAGGAAGGGtctgaaaatttaatatttcgtcAGCATGGGACGCCCCAACACGACAGCTGTTCCGCCtgcaacttcacttataacatATTATACAGGGGGTATATGTAATATATGATACAGactttatcgaaaaaactataTACGTCAGAAACAGGTGGTTAGCATGGAAATTTTTGCGGTGATTGGATTCGAGTGGGATAAACGGCACACACCTCACATATTATACGGGGTGATGAAGATGTTCGGCGTTGTCTAACAAAATCGTTCGAAGGAGACCATGATATATAGGAAGGAGTGAAAAGATCTCGCCCTCGATGAATTTATGAGGAAAATATATCGATTTAGttcgaaatataaaaagattttcgCGGGGACGCATATTTCTTGAGCACCTTACAACTTGAAGGTCTCGAATCTATATGACGTCACGCTAAAACAATCGAACAAATTTCCCCTCGCATGGAGACGCATATGGGAAGTTAAATTACCTTTATGGGAAAAAGATACTGAACATATATGGCATTCGAAAGGTTTTTCATCGGTATGGAGACAAGAATGTGAGGTTAGATCGCTTTTTTGTCGGAACGATTtcgaacaaatttcacatttgaaatGTTTTCCTATTATGTTCGGATACAAGTGGTGATTGGAAAGTTTCTTCTTGGTGTGGACGCGAGTGTGTAAGTTTAAATTGCTTTTTCGTTGGAAAGATTTCGCACAAATTTCACATTCGAACGGTTTTTCGCCGGTGTGGATCCGCGAATGGGAGTTGAGGGACGATTTTAACTTGAACGTTTTCGAACAAACGTCACATTCGAACGGTCTTTCGTCCGTGTGACACGTCTTATGTTTTTGTAAAGTGCTTTTCGAAGGGAAGGCTTTCGAACAAATGTTACATTTAAACGGTTTTTCCCCCGTATGTGTTCGTAAATGATACATCAACGAATCTTTGTGTGCGTAGGATTTTAAGCAGATTTCGCATTTGAACAAACCCACCCCCGTATGGACACACATATGCGATTTCAGCTTGCTTTTGCAAAAATACGATTTCGAACAAATTTCGCATTCGAAGGGTTTTTCTTCGGCGTGGATACGAGAGTGCGCCGACGAATCGCCATTTCTTCGGTACGAGGGACAATCGAAAAGTTTATTTCGTGTATGGACGCGAGTATGTAGAGTTAAATGGCTTATTCGTTGGAAAGATTTCGAACAAATATCACATTCGAAAGGTTTTTCTTTTACGTGTCGATAGAGGGGGTAATTTGGTTTTTTTCGTGTATGGACGTGGGCGTGTGAGGTTAAATTGCATTTTCGTTGGAAAGATTTCGAACAAATTTCGCATCTGAACGGTTTGTCGCCGGTGTGGATCAGCGAATGTGCGTCCAAGCaagattttgttttgaattttttcgaacaaaCGTCACATTCGAACGGTCTTTCGTCCGTGTgacatttcttatgtttttGTAAGGTGCTATTGGAAGGGAAGGATTTCGAACAGATGTCGCATTTAAACGGTCTCTCCCCCGTGTGTTTACGTACATGGTAGATCAAAGAAACTTTATGTGCGTAGGATTtcgaacaaatttcacatttgaacaAACCTTTTCCCGTATGAATGCGAGTGTGCCACTTCAATTCGCTTTTACAGACGAACGGTTTCAAACAAATGTCGCATTTTAACGGTTTTTCTCCCGTATGGCGAAGCAAATGAATGTCCaagcaatattttgttttgaaagcTTTCGAACAAACGTCGCATTTATGTGGTCTTTCGTCCGTGTGACATTTTTGGTGTTTTTGTAAAGTGTTATTGGAAGGGAAGGATTTTGTACATTTATCGcatttaaatggtttttccCCCGTATGTTGACGCAAATGATaagtcaataaatatttataggcGAATAATTTCGAACAGACATCGCATTTATACGGTTTATCAATTGTGTGACTGCGTTTATGCTTTTTCAGATTAGATTTAGTTGGGAAATATTTagaacaaatttcacatttaaaagaatttttctcAGTGTGTTGACGCAAGTGTATACTCAAATTATTTGGTTGTTCGAAAGTTTTAGAGCAAATATTACATTTGAATGGGGTATTATCAAAATCGATTTCTTTTTTAATCGAAACAGTCGATATTAATTGCGTTTTatcaacgtttttctttttttgtttaaaaaaatgttctgtTGAAGTATGTAGAAGATATTCTTTCATTTTCACACACATTTTTCCACATACTTGACAGATGAATATACCATTAAACTgattatgtttatttatatattttccatcgAATAATTTTcctgaaatatgaaaatacataagaaaatttcttttctgTTGGCAATAATCATACTGAAGTCGatactattttcattttcaaccaCCCTGTATTATGTAAATTGAGTTTTATCGAATAAATCATCGGAAAATGGGAGGAAATAAGTTCCGTCGACTTTTGTGACATTTTCTTTTACAGGATGTCCTTAAAAAACTTATACATTCACTAACATTTGTTTCAtccatatatattttcattttcaaccaCCCTGTATTATGTAAATTGAGTTTTATCGAATAAATCATCGGAAAATGGGAGGAAATAAGTTCCGTCGACTTTTGTGACATTTTCTTTTACAGGATGTCCTTAAAAAACTTATACATTCACTAACATTTGTTTCAtccatatatattttcattttcaaccaCCCTGTATTATGTAAACTGAGTTTTATCGAATAAATCATCGGAAAATGGGAGGAAATAAGTTCCGTCGACTTTTGTGACATTTTCTTTTACAGGATGTCCTTAAAAAACTTATACATTCACTAACATTTGTTTCAtccatatatattttcattttcaaccaCCCTGTATTATGTAAACAGAGTTTTATCGAATAAATCATCGGAAAATGGGAGAAAATA from Diorhabda sublineata isolate icDioSubl1.1 chromosome 8, icDioSubl1.1, whole genome shotgun sequence carries:
- the LOC130447523 gene encoding zinc finger protein 271-like gives rise to the protein MENNMEDIDQIVNSTENELVYIKQENSDYLELEMDQISFKEEISIFNENMEQDFDEKTIPHLSSASNENMDSLKKDLDEKPFPHISALIDNKHNIIQEENDYLNSDFMIDYNVQDKTDCNYSDKQYERNENKWKYPSGKYRRAIKLRGKLFDGKYINKHNQFNGIFICQVCGKMCVKMKEYLLHTSTEHFFKQKKKNVDKTQLISTVSIKKEIDFDNTPFKCNICSKTFEQPNNLSIHLRQHTEKNSFKCEICSKYFPTKSNLKKHKRSHTIDKPYKCDVCSKLFAYKYLLTYHLRQHTGEKPFKCDKCTKSFPSNNTLQKHQKCHTDERPHKCDVCSKAFKTKYCLDIHLLRHTGEKPLKCDICLKPFVCKSELKWHTRIHTGKGLFKCEICSKSYAHKVSLIYHVRKHTGERPFKCDICSKSFPSNSTLQKHKKCHTDERPFECDVCSKKFKTKSCLDAHSLIHTGDKPFRCEICSKSFQRKCNLTSHAHVHTRKKPNYPLYRHVKEKPFECDICSKSFQRISHLTLHTRVHTRNKLFDCPSYRRNGDSSAHSRIHAEEKPFECEICSKSYFCKSKLKSHMCVHTGVGLFKCEICLKSYAHKDSLMYHLRTHTGEKPFKCNICSKAFPSKSTLQKHKTCHTDERPFECDVCSKTFKLKSSLNSHSRIHTGEKPFECEICAKSFQRKSNLNLHTRVHTKKKLSNHHLYPNIIGKHFKCEICSKSFRQKSDLTSHSCLHTDEKPFECHICSVSFSHKGNLTSHMRLHARGNLFDCFSVTSYRFETFKL